The following proteins come from a genomic window of Pyxidicoccus sp. MSG2:
- a CDS encoding DEAD/DEAH box helicase, protein MATSEETQAPLAALLPKPGEPPLDADEILNRFVGYVSTNGLSLYPAQEEAILELLAGKHLFLKTPTGSGKSLVATALHFKAMAEGKVSFYTCPIKALVNEKFFALCDAFGAENVGMLTGDASINRNAKILCCTAEILANLALRDAGARVDYVVMDEFHYYSDKERGVAWQLPLIALPDTTFLLMSATLGPTHVIEESIQKLTGREVATVRSDQRPVPLDFDYRESALHETIEDLIARGKYPIYLVNFTQRAAAEQAQNLMSVDFSTKEEKEAIRQALMDAPFDTPYGKEFQRFLRHGIGMHHAGLLPKYRLLVEKLAQGGHLKVISGTDTLGVGVNIPIRTVLFTQLFKFNGEKLATLSVRDFKQIAGRAGRKGFDTQGSVVAQAPEYVVENVKQAAKEAAGKKKAPKAKPPQKNFVQYDRNTFERLQSGMPEPLESRFSVSHGMILNLLQSDHETEGRGGYRRLVTLIQRCHDSEYLKRRHLKESARDFRTLRAAGIVEVERGQNGSGARVKVAGELQHDFSLNHTLSLYLLETLELLDPTTETYALDVVSLVESILENPDVVLYAQLNQLKGEKVNELKAQGVEYDDRMEELDKLEWPKPNREFIYGTFNKFAAKHPWVGEENIRPKSVVRDMFERFMSFHDYVREYGLQRSEGVLLRYVNDVYKTLVQTVPERFRNEEVEDFADHLRATLRQVDSSLLDEWERMKNPEAAIAAKPVVELKPKELTDDPKAFAARVREELHRLLRALGQKRYMDALALLDNPLGEWTAPKLEQAMVPYFEEHKMVVLTPQARRPANSFIKESGTRLWEAQQRIMDPEGHGDWMLDCEIDLRDRRIDDGPILMLRRIGP, encoded by the coding sequence ATGGCTACCTCAGAAGAGACGCAAGCCCCGCTCGCCGCCCTGCTGCCCAAGCCGGGAGAGCCACCCCTGGACGCGGATGAAATCCTCAACCGCTTCGTCGGCTACGTGTCGACGAACGGGCTGAGCCTCTACCCGGCCCAGGAAGAGGCCATCCTCGAGCTGCTGGCGGGCAAGCACCTGTTCCTCAAGACGCCCACCGGCTCCGGCAAGTCGCTGGTCGCCACCGCGCTCCACTTCAAGGCCATGGCCGAGGGCAAGGTCTCCTTCTACACCTGCCCCATCAAGGCCCTGGTCAACGAGAAGTTCTTCGCCCTCTGCGACGCCTTCGGCGCCGAGAACGTGGGCATGCTCACCGGCGACGCGAGCATCAACCGCAACGCGAAGATTCTCTGCTGCACCGCCGAAATCCTCGCCAACCTCGCCCTGCGCGACGCGGGCGCCCGCGTGGACTACGTCGTCATGGACGAGTTCCACTACTACTCCGACAAGGAGCGCGGCGTGGCGTGGCAGTTGCCCCTCATCGCCCTGCCGGACACCACCTTCCTCCTCATGTCCGCCACGCTGGGTCCCACCCACGTCATCGAGGAGAGCATCCAGAAGCTCACCGGCCGCGAGGTGGCCACCGTGCGCAGCGACCAGCGCCCGGTGCCGCTGGACTTCGACTACCGCGAATCCGCCCTGCACGAGACGATTGAGGACCTCATCGCGCGCGGCAAGTACCCCATCTACCTGGTCAACTTCACCCAGCGCGCCGCCGCCGAGCAGGCGCAGAACCTCATGAGCGTGGACTTCTCCACCAAGGAGGAGAAGGAGGCCATCCGACAGGCGCTGATGGACGCCCCCTTCGACACGCCCTACGGCAAGGAGTTCCAGCGCTTCCTCCGTCACGGCATCGGCATGCACCACGCGGGCCTGCTGCCCAAGTACCGGCTGCTGGTGGAGAAACTGGCCCAGGGCGGCCACCTCAAGGTCATCAGCGGCACGGACACGCTGGGCGTGGGCGTCAACATCCCCATCCGCACCGTGCTCTTCACGCAGCTCTTCAAGTTCAACGGCGAGAAGCTGGCCACGCTGAGCGTGCGCGACTTCAAGCAGATTGCCGGCCGCGCGGGCCGCAAGGGCTTCGACACCCAGGGCAGCGTGGTGGCGCAGGCCCCCGAGTACGTCGTCGAGAACGTCAAGCAGGCCGCGAAGGAAGCCGCCGGCAAGAAGAAGGCCCCCAAGGCCAAGCCTCCGCAGAAGAACTTCGTCCAGTACGACCGCAACACCTTCGAGCGGCTCCAGAGCGGCATGCCCGAGCCGCTGGAGTCGCGCTTCTCCGTGTCGCACGGGATGATCCTCAACCTCCTGCAGAGCGACCACGAGACGGAGGGGCGCGGCGGCTACCGGCGGCTGGTGACGCTCATCCAGCGCTGCCATGACTCGGAGTACCTGAAGCGACGGCATCTGAAGGAATCCGCCCGGGACTTCCGCACGCTGCGCGCCGCCGGCATCGTCGAGGTGGAGCGAGGGCAGAACGGCTCTGGCGCCCGGGTGAAGGTGGCGGGCGAGCTGCAGCACGACTTCAGCCTCAACCACACCCTGTCGCTGTACCTGCTGGAGACGCTGGAGCTCCTGGACCCCACCACGGAGACCTACGCGCTGGACGTGGTGTCGCTGGTGGAGTCCATCCTGGAGAATCCGGACGTGGTGCTCTACGCGCAGCTCAACCAGCTCAAGGGCGAGAAGGTCAACGAGCTGAAGGCGCAGGGCGTGGAGTACGACGACCGGATGGAGGAGCTGGACAAGCTGGAGTGGCCCAAGCCCAACCGCGAGTTCATCTACGGCACCTTCAACAAGTTCGCGGCGAAGCACCCGTGGGTGGGCGAGGAGAACATCCGCCCCAAGTCGGTGGTGCGGGACATGTTCGAGCGCTTCATGTCCTTCCACGACTACGTGCGCGAGTACGGCCTGCAGCGCAGCGAGGGTGTGCTGCTGCGCTACGTGAATGACGTCTACAAGACGCTGGTGCAGACGGTGCCCGAGCGCTTCCGCAACGAGGAGGTGGAGGACTTCGCCGACCACCTGCGCGCCACGCTGCGGCAGGTGGACTCCAGCCTCCTGGACGAGTGGGAGCGGATGAAGAACCCGGAGGCCGCCATCGCCGCGAAGCCGGTGGTGGAGCTCAAGCCGAAGGAGCTCACCGACGACCCGAAGGCCTTCGCCGCCCGCGTGCGCGAGGAGCTGCACCGGCTGCTCAGGGCGCTGGGGCAGAAGCGCTACATGGACGCGCTGGCCCTGCTGGACAACCCGCTGGGCGAGTGGACCGCGCCCAAGCTGGAGCAGGCCATGGTGCCGTACTTCGAGGAGCACAAGATGGTGGTGCTCACGCCCCAGGCCCGCAGGCCGGCCAACAGCTTCATCAAGGAGTCCGGCACGCGGCTGTGGGAGGCCCAGCAGCGCATCATGGACCCCGAGGGACATGGGGACTGGATGCTCGACTGTGAGATTGACCTGAGGGACCGCCGTATCGACGACGGCCCCATCCTCATGCTGCGGCGCATCGGCCCGTAG
- a CDS encoding siderophore-interacting protein, whose amino-acid sequence MASGKAILGGMLGRFLFRDATVEQVRDLTPHFRWLELAGAGLRDISWSAGDKVQVYFPRVGMRTYTPLAWDAVRGTTQLLVYLHGDSPGAEWGRNVRVGDRCQFMGPRGSLSLTALQGPVVLFGDETSFAVAHALRNLRAGVGGVEQVFEVSSREESEAVLREFHLSGSAVIERTPDEAHLPAVAERLRTALEQRPGASLVMTGRAQAIQALRSRLRADGVGAAQKVKAYWSEGKRGLD is encoded by the coding sequence ATGGCGTCAGGGAAGGCGATTCTCGGAGGCATGCTGGGGCGGTTCCTGTTCCGCGACGCGACGGTGGAGCAGGTGCGAGACCTCACTCCTCACTTCCGCTGGCTGGAGCTGGCGGGAGCAGGGCTGCGCGACATCTCGTGGAGCGCGGGCGACAAGGTGCAGGTGTACTTCCCGCGCGTGGGGATGCGGACGTACACGCCCCTGGCGTGGGACGCGGTGCGAGGAACGACGCAGTTGCTGGTGTATCTCCATGGCGACAGCCCCGGCGCGGAGTGGGGCCGCAACGTGCGCGTGGGGGACCGCTGCCAGTTCATGGGGCCGCGCGGCTCGCTGTCGCTCACGGCGCTCCAGGGACCCGTGGTGCTCTTCGGCGACGAGACGTCCTTCGCCGTGGCCCACGCGCTGCGCAACCTGCGGGCCGGTGTGGGAGGCGTCGAGCAGGTGTTCGAGGTCTCCTCCCGCGAGGAGTCCGAGGCGGTGCTGCGCGAGTTCCACCTGTCGGGCAGCGCCGTGATTGAGCGGACACCCGATGAGGCGCACCTGCCCGCGGTGGCGGAGCGCCTGCGCACGGCGCTGGAGCAGCGGCCGGGCGCGAGTCTCGTCATGACGGGCCGGGCGCAGGCCATCCAGGCGCTGCGCTCGCGGCTTCGGGCGGACGGGGTGGGCGCGGCGCAGAAGGTGAAGGCGTACTGGTCCGAGGGGAAGCGCGGACTCGACTGA
- a CDS encoding bifunctional acetate--CoA ligase family protein/GNAT family N-acetyltransferase: protein MDPRPSKTDPSHNVLHQQHTRLPLDVIFSPRSVAVVGASERPGSVGRTVLWNLISNPFGGTVYPINPQRPNVLGIKAWPSLRSLPEPVDLAVIVTPAAVVPGIIRECAELGVRGAIIISAGFKETGAEGARLEREILEVAQAARIRIIGPNCLGVIRPTSGFNATFAGAMARPGNVAFISQSGALLTAILDWSLREAVGFSAFVSVGSMLDVGWGDLIDYLADDPMTRSILLYMESIGDARAFLSAAREVALTKPIIVIKAGRTAQAAQAAASHTGTLTGSDEVLSAAFRRTGVLRVDSIADLFYMAETLARQPRPAGRRLTILTNAGGPGVLATDALVAGGGEVAALTEDTRRALDGFLPPQWSHGNPVDILGDADPERYAKALEVTGKDANSDGLLVILTPQDMTEPTQTADRLKPYAKLHGKPVLASWMGGSEVAAGERILNDAGIPTFGYPDTAARIFNYMWRYTYNLAGLYETPTLAEEHAEARDEARRQIDEVRAAGRSLLTEYESKKLLAAYGIPTVETRLAHTEDEAVTEAASLGYPVVVKLHSRTVTHKTDVGGVRLNLPDADAVRAAFRGIRERLAELGQAEAFEGVTVQPMVKLDGYELIVGSGLDAQFGPVLLFGAGGILVEVFKDRALGLPPLNTTLARRMMEQTRIHQALRGVRGRPPVDLAALERLMVRFSRLVVEQRFVKEIDINPLLASPERLLALDARVVLHPPTVAEADLPRLAIEPYPQQYVAPYRMTSGEEVLLRPIRPEDEPRMGEFHRTLSEHTVFLRYAGLLHVNTRVAHERLARICFNDYARELALVAERKDGSLLGVGRLTRLRGTQDAEFAILISDIAQKQGLGTELLRRLVDVGRDWGMQRIVADILAGNRAMQTISRKLGFSILPHEELAPDMVKAVKVL, encoded by the coding sequence ATGGACCCGCGCCCTTCGAAGACGGACCCGTCCCACAACGTGCTCCACCAGCAGCACACGCGGCTGCCTCTGGACGTCATCTTCTCGCCGCGCAGTGTGGCGGTGGTAGGGGCCAGCGAGCGTCCGGGGAGCGTGGGGCGCACCGTCCTCTGGAACCTCATCAGCAATCCGTTCGGCGGCACCGTCTATCCCATCAACCCGCAGCGGCCCAACGTGCTGGGCATCAAGGCGTGGCCGTCGCTGCGCTCGCTGCCGGAGCCGGTGGACCTGGCTGTCATCGTCACGCCCGCTGCGGTGGTGCCCGGCATCATCCGCGAGTGCGCGGAGCTGGGCGTTCGTGGCGCCATCATCATCTCCGCGGGCTTCAAGGAGACGGGCGCGGAGGGAGCGCGGCTGGAACGCGAAATCCTCGAGGTGGCGCAGGCGGCGCGCATTCGCATCATCGGTCCCAACTGCCTGGGCGTGATACGGCCAACGAGCGGCTTCAACGCGACGTTCGCCGGAGCCATGGCCCGGCCGGGCAACGTGGCCTTCATCAGCCAGAGCGGCGCGCTGCTCACCGCCATCCTCGACTGGAGCCTGCGCGAGGCGGTGGGCTTCAGCGCCTTCGTCTCGGTGGGTTCCATGCTGGACGTGGGCTGGGGAGACCTCATCGACTATCTGGCTGATGACCCGATGACTCGCTCCATCCTCCTCTACATGGAGTCCATCGGTGACGCGCGAGCGTTCCTCTCCGCAGCGCGCGAGGTGGCGCTCACCAAGCCCATCATCGTCATCAAGGCGGGGCGCACCGCGCAGGCCGCGCAGGCCGCCGCGTCACATACGGGCACGTTGACGGGCAGCGACGAGGTGCTCAGCGCCGCCTTCCGTCGCACCGGCGTGCTGCGCGTGGACTCGATTGCCGACCTCTTCTACATGGCGGAGACGCTGGCCCGGCAGCCCCGTCCCGCCGGACGCCGGCTCACCATCCTCACCAACGCGGGGGGCCCTGGCGTGCTCGCGACTGACGCGCTGGTGGCCGGGGGCGGCGAGGTGGCGGCGCTGACGGAGGACACGCGCAGGGCGCTCGACGGATTCCTGCCGCCGCAGTGGAGCCATGGCAACCCGGTGGACATCCTGGGTGACGCGGACCCGGAGCGCTACGCGAAGGCGCTGGAGGTGACGGGGAAGGACGCGAACAGCGACGGCCTGCTGGTCATCCTCACGCCGCAGGACATGACCGAGCCCACGCAGACGGCGGATCGGCTCAAACCCTACGCGAAGCTGCACGGCAAACCGGTGCTGGCGAGCTGGATGGGGGGCTCGGAGGTGGCGGCGGGGGAGCGCATCCTCAACGACGCGGGCATCCCCACCTTCGGCTATCCGGACACGGCGGCGCGCATCTTCAATTACATGTGGCGGTATACGTACAACCTGGCCGGCCTGTACGAAACGCCCACCCTGGCGGAGGAGCACGCGGAGGCCCGTGACGAAGCGCGCCGGCAGATTGACGAGGTCCGCGCGGCCGGACGCTCGCTGCTGACGGAGTACGAGTCGAAGAAGCTGTTGGCCGCTTACGGCATCCCCACGGTGGAGACGCGCCTGGCCCACACGGAGGACGAGGCGGTGACGGAGGCCGCGTCCCTGGGCTACCCGGTGGTGGTGAAGCTGCACTCGCGCACGGTGACGCACAAGACGGACGTGGGGGGCGTGCGGCTGAATCTTCCGGACGCGGACGCGGTGCGCGCGGCGTTCCGGGGCATCCGCGAGCGGCTGGCGGAGTTGGGGCAGGCGGAGGCGTTCGAGGGCGTGACGGTGCAGCCGATGGTGAAGCTGGACGGGTACGAGCTCATCGTCGGCAGCGGGCTGGACGCGCAATTCGGCCCGGTGCTGCTGTTCGGCGCGGGCGGCATCCTGGTGGAGGTGTTCAAGGACCGGGCGCTGGGGCTGCCGCCGCTCAACACGACGCTGGCGCGGCGGATGATGGAGCAGACGCGCATCCATCAGGCGCTGCGTGGAGTGCGCGGGCGGCCACCGGTGGACCTGGCGGCGCTGGAGCGGTTGATGGTGCGCTTCAGCCGGTTGGTGGTGGAGCAGCGCTTCGTGAAGGAGATCGACATCAACCCGCTGCTGGCTTCTCCGGAGCGGCTGCTCGCGCTGGATGCGCGTGTGGTGCTGCACCCGCCGACGGTGGCGGAGGCGGACCTGCCGAGGCTGGCGATTGAGCCGTATCCGCAGCAGTACGTGGCGCCCTACCGGATGACGAGCGGCGAGGAGGTGCTGCTGCGGCCCATCCGCCCGGAGGATGAGCCGCGGATGGGGGAGTTCCACCGGACGCTGTCCGAGCACACGGTGTTCCTGCGTTACGCGGGACTGCTGCACGTCAACACGCGGGTGGCGCACGAGCGGCTGGCTCGCATCTGCTTCAACGACTACGCGCGGGAGCTGGCGCTGGTGGCGGAGCGGAAGGACGGGTCGCTGCTCGGCGTGGGGCGGCTGACGCGGCTGCGGGGGACGCAGGATGCGGAGTTCGCCATCCTCATCAGCGACATCGCGCAGAAGCAGGGACTGGGCACGGAGCTGCTGCGCCGGCTGGTGGACGTGGGGCGGGACTGGGGGATGCAGCGAATCGTCGCGGACATCCTCGCGGGGAACCGGGCCATGCAGACCATCAGCCGGAAGCTGGGCTTCTCCATCCTCCCGCACGAGGAGCTGGCTCCGGACATGGTGAAGGCGGTGAAGGTGCTCTGA
- a CDS encoding NmrA family NAD(P)-binding protein encodes MSIVINTPNGNIGRPLALSLLAAGRSLTVISRSADKVADLVKRGAKLVEGSTDDAAVLDRALAGAEALFWLTPPAIRPDFVSWAGDAARTAAQAVKKHGVKRVVVLSSVGAQNGPGTGPVGALLAVEEAFKAVCPDVTILRPGFFMENFLRDLPTLAKTSSLFMPMPRTKAVPMVAVADIAVKSAEVLLDAGWKGHRYVGIHGPAHVTYAELEPIFSEALGRPVRYVQVALDDARKGMAGAGMPAWMVDLYAELYGAIIDGRMDPAETRSPQTTTPTTLAKWAREVLKPAVDQAATAAA; translated from the coding sequence ATGAGCATCGTCATCAATACCCCCAACGGAAACATCGGCCGTCCCCTGGCGCTGAGCCTGCTGGCGGCGGGCCGCTCGCTCACCGTCATCAGCCGGAGCGCGGACAAGGTGGCGGACCTGGTGAAGCGCGGCGCGAAGCTGGTGGAGGGCTCCACCGACGACGCCGCGGTACTGGACCGCGCGCTGGCCGGGGCGGAGGCGCTGTTCTGGCTGACGCCGCCGGCCATCCGACCGGATTTCGTTTCCTGGGCGGGGGACGCGGCGCGCACCGCGGCGCAGGCGGTGAAGAAGCACGGCGTGAAGCGCGTGGTGGTGCTGTCCAGTGTGGGTGCGCAGAACGGCCCGGGTACGGGCCCCGTGGGCGCGCTGCTGGCCGTGGAGGAGGCGTTCAAGGCCGTCTGCCCGGACGTCACCATCCTCCGGCCGGGCTTCTTCATGGAGAACTTCCTGCGCGACCTGCCGACGCTGGCGAAGACGAGCTCGCTGTTCATGCCCATGCCCCGCACGAAGGCCGTGCCCATGGTGGCGGTGGCGGACATCGCCGTGAAGTCGGCCGAGGTGCTGCTCGACGCCGGCTGGAAGGGGCACCGCTACGTGGGCATCCACGGCCCGGCGCACGTCACCTACGCGGAGCTGGAGCCCATCTTCTCGGAGGCGCTCGGCCGGCCCGTGCGCTACGTCCAGGTGGCGCTGGACGACGCGCGCAAGGGAATGGCCGGCGCGGGCATGCCGGCGTGGATGGTGGACCTCTACGCGGAGCTGTACGGCGCCATCATCGACGGCCGCATGGACCCCGCCGAGACGCGTTCCCCTCAGACCACCACGCCCACCACCCTGGCGAAGTGGGCGCGCGAGGTGCTCAAGCCCGCGGTGGACCAGGCGGCCACGGCCGCGGCCTGA
- a CDS encoding serine aminopeptidase domain-containing protein, giving the protein MRVPLALALGVLELAAGCAPASRSVTAQVATSPEADLRTEQLALFDPARSRSVPLVLYFRDTAGPRPRLKLALLSHGHGGQYTDYSFIARNLVAHGYFVASIQYELPGDPPLATSGKLREARRPNWEQGVQDLLFVRRALARMHPELDVEHLLLVGHSNGGDIAMLFAHEHAARVEKVISLDNRRMPLPRARSPRVLSIRSSDQVADEGVLPDVEEQRALGMKVIPLSGTRHDDMWDGATEAQKREINGIISAFLEG; this is encoded by the coding sequence ATGCGAGTCCCTCTTGCACTTGCGCTGGGCGTGCTCGAGCTGGCTGCCGGCTGCGCTCCAGCCAGCCGCAGCGTCACGGCCCAGGTTGCGACATCGCCCGAAGCGGACCTTCGAACCGAGCAGCTCGCACTGTTCGACCCGGCCCGGAGCCGCTCTGTTCCCCTTGTCCTGTACTTCCGGGACACGGCGGGGCCGCGCCCCAGGCTCAAGCTCGCGCTGCTCAGCCACGGCCACGGCGGCCAGTACACCGACTACTCCTTCATCGCCCGCAACCTGGTGGCCCATGGCTACTTCGTGGCCAGCATCCAGTACGAGCTGCCCGGCGACCCGCCCCTGGCCACCAGCGGCAAGCTTCGTGAAGCCCGCCGCCCGAACTGGGAGCAGGGCGTGCAGGACCTGCTCTTCGTGCGTCGGGCGCTGGCGCGGATGCACCCGGAGCTGGATGTGGAGCACCTGCTGCTGGTGGGCCATAGCAACGGTGGCGACATCGCCATGCTGTTCGCTCACGAGCATGCGGCGCGGGTCGAGAAGGTCATCTCGCTCGACAACCGGCGCATGCCGCTGCCGCGCGCGCGGTCGCCACGAGTCCTCTCCATCCGCTCCAGCGACCAGGTGGCGGACGAGGGCGTGCTGCCTGACGTGGAAGAGCAACGCGCCTTGGGCATGAAGGTCATCCCGCTTTCCGGCACCCGCCACGACGACATGTGGGACGGGGCGACCGAAGCGCAGAAGCGGGAGATCAACGGAATCATCTCCGCCTTCCTGGAGGGCTGA
- a CDS encoding LysR family transcriptional regulator: MSAPHVRRPPASATPEPTPASTDLSGINLNLVVALDALLTEANVTKAAARVGVTQSAMSHSLRQLRELLGDALLIRGRGGMVRTPRAEQLAAPLHRGLLELQRALRNEPVFEPRTARRRFILATGDYFAATLLPELLVVLNTEAPHVDLVVRHLIPDQAISLMESGDVDLCVAAFPDSSLSLRQQKLYTEDFVCVVREGHPAVRKGLDLETYLRLPHVLISPRGEGAGAVDTALAAMGRSRRIALRLPYFLTAPLAVVHSDHVLTAPRRLVETFTGNGAWPLRVLPPPLALRSFDVLQIWHERFDTDPAHRWLRSAVSRAAGVTGDLPSRSSRRVRRTQPS, from the coding sequence ATGAGCGCCCCTCATGTTCGCCGTCCTCCGGCCTCCGCGACGCCCGAGCCCACGCCGGCCTCCACGGACCTGTCCGGCATCAACCTCAACCTCGTGGTGGCGCTGGACGCGCTGCTGACGGAGGCCAACGTCACCAAGGCCGCCGCGCGGGTGGGCGTCACCCAGTCCGCAATGAGCCACTCACTGCGGCAGCTCCGCGAGCTCCTGGGAGACGCGCTGCTCATCCGCGGACGGGGCGGCATGGTGCGCACGCCGCGCGCGGAGCAGCTCGCCGCGCCCCTCCACCGCGGGCTGCTGGAATTGCAGCGGGCCCTTCGCAACGAGCCCGTCTTCGAGCCCCGCACCGCCAGGCGCCGCTTCATCCTGGCCACGGGGGACTACTTCGCCGCCACGCTGCTGCCGGAGTTGCTCGTGGTGCTCAACACCGAGGCCCCGCACGTGGACCTCGTCGTCCGCCACCTCATCCCGGACCAGGCCATCTCCCTCATGGAGAGCGGCGATGTGGACCTGTGTGTGGCCGCCTTCCCCGACTCCTCGCTCTCCCTGCGGCAGCAGAAGCTCTACACGGAGGACTTCGTCTGCGTGGTGCGCGAGGGCCACCCCGCCGTCCGCAAGGGGCTGGATTTGGAGACGTACCTGCGCCTGCCCCACGTCCTCATCAGCCCCCGGGGCGAGGGGGCCGGGGCGGTGGACACCGCGCTGGCGGCGATGGGGCGCTCGCGGCGCATCGCCCTGCGCCTGCCCTACTTCCTCACCGCGCCCCTGGCGGTGGTCCACTCGGACCATGTGCTTACCGCACCGCGTCGTCTGGTGGAGACCTTCACCGGCAACGGCGCCTGGCCCCTCCGAGTCCTCCCCCCGCCCCTCGCGCTCAGGTCCTTTGACGTCCTTCAAATCTGGCACGAGCGGTTCGACACAGACCCGGCCCACCGCTGGCTGCGAAGTGCAGTCTCACGCGCCGCCGGAGTCACTGGCGACCTACCCTCCAGGTCTTCACGGCGGGTGCGCAGGACGCAACCTTCCTGA
- a CDS encoding DUF2378 family protein, producing the protein MTSSEKLVFTQTVEALFVRALENRLTPACREHLRRAGLDLEQKLERTYTLEQWKEFLRIAAGHVYGGVPAEAAYYSLGERFMDAYFGTFFGRALLGVVRLAGPRRMLLRAAMGFRAGNNFSDVDIVERSPTSLEFRMNDVLADLPTFASGLLARAVELCGGWRVVAVPEEFDGTSATFHIRWSEVPVEAALSATGDGGVSRPRA; encoded by the coding sequence ATGACTTCTTCCGAGAAGCTGGTTTTCACTCAAACGGTCGAAGCGCTCTTCGTGCGCGCTCTGGAGAATCGACTGACGCCGGCGTGCCGCGAGCACCTGCGTCGGGCGGGGCTGGACCTGGAGCAGAAGCTGGAGCGGACCTACACCTTGGAGCAGTGGAAGGAGTTCCTCCGCATCGCCGCGGGCCACGTCTACGGAGGCGTCCCCGCCGAGGCGGCGTATTACTCGCTGGGCGAGCGCTTCATGGACGCCTACTTCGGGACCTTCTTTGGCCGGGCCCTGCTGGGCGTCGTCCGGCTGGCGGGCCCCCGGCGCATGCTGTTGCGCGCGGCCATGGGCTTCCGTGCGGGCAACAACTTCAGCGACGTGGACATCGTCGAGCGAAGCCCCACGTCCCTGGAATTCCGGATGAATGACGTGCTGGCGGACCTGCCCACCTTCGCCTCGGGGCTGCTGGCCCGGGCGGTGGAATTGTGCGGCGGGTGGCGCGTGGTGGCGGTGCCCGAGGAGTTCGACGGCACGTCGGCCACGTTCCACATCCGCTGGTCGGAAGTGCCCGTCGAGGCCGCCCTCAGCGCCACCGGTGACGGCGGCGTGTCGCGGCCCCGGGCGTAG